One genomic window of Micromonospora sp. WMMD1128 includes the following:
- a CDS encoding sugar ABC transporter permease, which yields MTGIAETPAARRSRNRWFAQVGWRHLVGVLAVLFSLFPIMFVISAALNPLGTLSSTELLPTGASLENFTNLFDRTAFGHWFLNSLLLAGVASFASIFLSALAAYAFSRMRFAGRRVGLLTLLLIQMFPQFLAIVAIFLIFTTITDLYPGIGFNTPWGLFLLYMGGALGANTWLMKGFFDTLPKELDESATMDGASHVQVFFRIMLPLVAPILAVTGLLAFIGSINEFIIANVFLTDTESKTLAVGMYGLVAGERNNNFGMFAAGTLLTAIPTVLVFQLLQRYIVSGLTSGAVKG from the coding sequence GCGGTGCTGTTCAGCCTCTTCCCGATCATGTTCGTGATCTCCGCGGCGCTCAACCCGCTCGGCACGCTCTCCTCCACCGAGCTGCTGCCGACCGGGGCGTCGCTGGAGAACTTCACCAACCTGTTCGACCGGACCGCGTTCGGCCACTGGTTCCTCAACTCGCTGCTGCTGGCGGGCGTGGCCAGTTTCGCGTCGATCTTCCTGTCGGCGCTTGCCGCGTACGCGTTCTCCCGGATGCGGTTCGCCGGGCGGCGGGTCGGCCTGCTCACGCTGCTGCTGATCCAGATGTTCCCGCAGTTCCTGGCCATCGTGGCGATCTTCCTGATCTTCACCACGATCACCGATCTCTATCCGGGCATCGGCTTCAACACCCCGTGGGGCCTGTTCCTGCTCTACATGGGTGGCGCGCTGGGGGCCAACACCTGGCTGATGAAGGGTTTCTTCGACACGCTGCCGAAGGAACTGGACGAGTCGGCGACCATGGACGGCGCCTCGCACGTGCAGGTGTTCTTCCGGATCATGCTGCCGCTGGTGGCGCCGATCCTGGCGGTGACCGGCCTGCTCGCGTTCATCGGGTCGATCAACGAGTTCATCATCGCCAACGTGTTCCTCACCGACACCGAGTCGAAGACCCTCGCCGTCGGCATGTACGGCCTGGTGGCCGGTGAACGCAACAACAACTTCGGGATGTTCGCGGCGGGCACGCTGCTCACCGCGATCCCCACGGTGCTGGTGTTCCAACTGCTCCAGCGCTACATCGTCTCCGGCCTCACCTCCGGAGCGGTCAAGGGCTGA
- a CDS encoding BMP family ABC transporter substrate-binding protein — MRIASAFVAGGLVLGAAACGEAPDDNNDAGDTGGKKYSACMVTDVGGIDDKSFNTSAWKGLQEAQKENDNIEIKNVQSKAEADYEVNLTGFVNQKCDFILAVGGLMQDATKKAAAANPNQQFGIVDANPGVANVYPMQFDTAQAAFQAGYLAAGMSKTGKVGTYGGLPIPPVTIFMDGFADGVAYYNKAKSKNVQVLGWDKATQKGSFTNDFVKQDEGKKVSDALVAQGADIVMPVAGGSGLGTTAAAKASGGKYSVVWVDVDGCESTPDCSAILTTVVKNIPEAVKEAVLKAAGGEKLQSTPGFVGTLANSGVSIAPYHDFDSKVPADLKAEVDKIKADISAGTITVTSKAQPTK; from the coding sequence ATGCGGATCGCCTCCGCCTTCGTGGCGGGTGGCCTCGTGCTGGGCGCCGCCGCTTGTGGTGAGGCCCCCGACGACAACAACGACGCCGGTGACACCGGCGGCAAGAAGTACAGCGCCTGCATGGTGACCGACGTCGGCGGTATCGACGACAAGTCCTTCAACACCTCCGCCTGGAAGGGCCTTCAGGAGGCGCAGAAGGAGAACGACAACATCGAGATCAAGAACGTCCAGTCGAAGGCCGAGGCGGACTACGAGGTCAACCTGACCGGGTTCGTCAACCAGAAGTGCGACTTCATCCTGGCCGTCGGTGGCCTGATGCAGGACGCCACCAAGAAGGCCGCCGCGGCGAACCCGAACCAGCAGTTCGGGATCGTGGACGCCAACCCAGGCGTGGCGAACGTCTACCCGATGCAGTTCGACACCGCGCAGGCCGCGTTCCAGGCCGGCTACCTGGCCGCCGGGATGAGCAAGACCGGCAAGGTGGGCACCTACGGCGGCCTGCCGATCCCGCCGGTCACCATCTTCATGGACGGTTTCGCCGACGGCGTGGCCTACTACAACAAGGCCAAGAGCAAGAACGTCCAGGTGCTGGGCTGGGACAAGGCCACCCAGAAGGGTTCCTTCACCAACGACTTCGTCAAGCAGGACGAGGGCAAGAAGGTCTCCGACGCGCTTGTCGCCCAGGGCGCCGACATCGTCATGCCGGTCGCCGGCGGCTCCGGCCTCGGCACCACCGCCGCGGCCAAGGCCTCCGGCGGCAAGTACTCGGTCGTCTGGGTGGACGTCGACGGCTGCGAGAGCACCCCGGACTGCTCCGCGATCCTGACCACGGTCGTCAAGAACATCCCGGAGGCCGTCAAGGAGGCCGTGCTGAAGGCCGCCGGTGGCGAGAAGCTCCAGTCCACCCCGGGCTTCGTGGGCACGCTGGCCAACTCCGGCGTCTCGATCGCGCCGTACCACGACTTCGACAGCAAGGTCCCGGCGGACCTGAAGGCCGAGGTCGACAAGATCAAGGCGGACATCTCCGCCGGCACCATCACGGTCACCTCGAAGGCCCAGCCGACCAAGTGA
- a CDS encoding glycoside hydrolase family 13 protein — protein sequence MSLQPHHDGSATYVPEQEPALGQTVPVFVRVPVGAGVDQVYLRTTGDGEPRFAAAVVDRTAGGDVWWRAEVEVRNPVSNYRFLLDGAAGARWLNAAGTAGHDVPDHGDFKLVSHAPPPAWARDAVIYQIFPDRFARSAAADGRPAPDWAIPCDWDTPVIGRGPETSRQFYGGDLDGITERLDHLERLGVNTVYLTPIFPARSNHRYDASSFDTVDPLLGGDAALVRLADAVRARGWRLVGDITSNHTGDAHTWFTDAVSDVHAPERELYYFDLPGSDYESWNGVTSLPKLNWGSAELRHRFATAEDSLLRRWLRPPYGLDGWRVDVANMTGRRGADAYTHEVARLLREVVAQTRPDALLLAEHGHDHTGDLDRDGWHGTMNYVGFTDPVWSWLRAGDDPVPNFLGTPGGVRRRDADAVLATMNAYRSLVSWRSYTHSWQLLGSHDSARIRTVVGDAARQEVAAGLLATMPGTPVVFAGDELGLTGTNGEGSRTPMPWHRPESWDRRTFEAYRSLLALRRDEPALRHGGLRWVYADADTLVFLREAPTGTVLALARRAPGVPVHLPGLPAADNIYGGAPALHPNAPLPADGPTFQLWRARRGPA from the coding sequence ATGTCCCTCCAGCCGCACCACGACGGATCCGCCACCTACGTGCCGGAGCAGGAGCCCGCGCTCGGGCAGACCGTCCCCGTGTTCGTCCGGGTGCCCGTCGGCGCCGGCGTCGATCAGGTGTACCTGCGCACCACCGGCGACGGCGAGCCGCGCTTCGCCGCGGCGGTGGTCGACCGCACCGCCGGCGGCGACGTGTGGTGGCGGGCCGAGGTCGAGGTCCGCAACCCGGTCAGCAACTACCGCTTCCTGCTCGACGGCGCCGCCGGCGCCCGCTGGCTGAACGCGGCCGGCACGGCCGGCCACGACGTGCCGGACCACGGCGACTTCAAGCTGGTCAGCCACGCGCCGCCGCCGGCCTGGGCCCGGGACGCGGTGATCTACCAGATCTTCCCGGACCGGTTCGCCCGCTCCGCCGCCGCGGACGGCCGCCCCGCGCCGGACTGGGCCATTCCGTGCGACTGGGACACGCCGGTCATCGGGCGCGGCCCGGAGACGTCCCGCCAGTTCTACGGCGGCGACCTCGACGGGATCACCGAGCGCCTGGACCACCTGGAGCGCCTCGGCGTCAACACGGTCTACCTCACGCCGATCTTCCCGGCCCGTTCCAACCACAGGTACGACGCATCAAGCTTCGACACCGTCGACCCGCTGCTCGGCGGCGACGCGGCGCTGGTCCGGCTCGCCGACGCGGTACGCGCCCGGGGCTGGCGGCTGGTCGGCGACATCACCAGCAACCACACCGGCGACGCCCACACGTGGTTCACCGACGCCGTCTCCGACGTGCACGCGCCGGAACGGGAGCTGTACTACTTCGACCTCCCCGGCTCCGACTACGAGTCGTGGAACGGGGTCACGTCGCTGCCGAAGCTCAACTGGGGCAGCGCGGAGCTGCGCCACCGCTTCGCCACCGCCGAGGACTCGCTTCTGCGCCGCTGGCTGCGCCCGCCGTACGGGCTGGACGGCTGGCGGGTGGACGTGGCGAACATGACCGGCCGGCGGGGCGCGGACGCGTACACCCACGAGGTGGCGCGGCTGCTCCGCGAGGTGGTCGCGCAGACCCGGCCGGACGCGCTGCTGCTCGCCGAGCACGGCCACGACCACACCGGTGACCTGGACCGCGACGGCTGGCACGGGACCATGAACTACGTCGGCTTCACCGACCCGGTGTGGTCCTGGCTGCGCGCCGGCGACGATCCGGTGCCGAACTTCCTCGGCACGCCCGGCGGGGTGCGGCGGCGGGACGCGGACGCGGTGCTGGCCACCATGAACGCCTACCGGTCGCTGGTGTCCTGGCGGTCGTACACGCACTCCTGGCAGCTCCTCGGCTCGCACGACTCGGCCCGGATCCGCACCGTGGTCGGCGACGCGGCCCGGCAGGAGGTGGCCGCCGGGCTGCTCGCCACCATGCCCGGCACGCCCGTGGTCTTCGCCGGTGACGAGCTGGGGCTCACCGGCACGAACGGGGAGGGGTCGCGTACCCCGATGCCGTGGCACCGGCCGGAGAGCTGGGACCGGCGCACGTTCGAGGCGTACCGGTCACTGCTGGCGCTGCGCCGCGACGAGCCGGCGCTGCGGCACGGCGGCCTGCGGTGGGTGTACGCCGACGCGGACACGCTCGTCTTCCTCCGGGAGGCGCCGACCGGCACGGTGCTGGCGCTGGCCCGCCGCGCCCCCGGCGTCCCGGTGCATCTGCCGGGCCTGCCCGCCGCCGACAACATCTACGGCGGCGCGCCCGCGCTGCACCCGAACGCCCCCCTCCCCGCCGACGGCCCCACCTTCCAGCTCTGGCGTGCAAGGAGGGGCCCCGCTTAA